The Rhinoraja longicauda isolate Sanriku21f chromosome 15, sRhiLon1.1, whole genome shotgun sequence genome includes a region encoding these proteins:
- the prps1b gene encoding ribose-phosphate pyrophosphokinase 1 isoform X1 — translation MPNIKIFSGSSHQDLSQKIADRLGLELGKVVTKKFSNQETCVEIGESVRGEDVYIVQSGCGEINDNLMELLIMINACKIASACRVTAVIPCFPYARQDKKDKSRAPISAKLVANMLSVAGADHIITMDLHASQIQGFFDIPVDNLYAEPAVLKWIRENIPEWKNCTIVSPDAGGAKRVTSIADRLNVDFALIHKERKKANEVDRMVLVGDVKDRVAILVDDMADTCGTICHAADKLLSAGATKVYAILTHGIFSGPAISRINNACFEAVVVTNTIPQEDKMKHCPKIQVIDISMILAEAIRRTHNGESVSYLFSHVPL, via the exons ATGCCTAACATCAAAATTTTCAGCGGCAGCTCTCACCAGGATTTATCACAGAAAATCGCCGATCGGCTGGGGCTGGAGCTTGGGAAAGTAGTCACGAAAAAATTCAGTAATCAAGAGACGTG TGTGGAGATTGGCGAGAGTGTTCGAGGTGAAGATGTTTACATTGTACAAAGTGGTTGTGGAGAAATCAACGACAATCTGATGGAGTTACTCATCATGATCAATGCCTGCAAGATTGCCTCAGCTTGTCGTGTCACTGCAGTAATCCCCTGCTTCCCTTATGCAAGGCAAGACAAGAAAGATAAG AGTCGAGCTCCTATATCTGCAAAATTGGTTGCAAACATGCTATCTGTGGCTGGAGCAGATCACATCATCACTATGGATCTCCATGCCTCGCAAATACAG GGTTTCTTTGATATTCCAGTGGATAACCTGTATGCTGAACCAGCAGTACTTAAGTGGATTAGGGAGAACATTCCAGAGTGGAAAAACTGTACCATTGTCTCTCCCGATGCTGGTGGAGCAAAGAG AGTTACATCTATTGCTGACCGGCTGAATGTAGATTTTGCACTGATTCATAAGGAGCGTAAAAAGGCCAACGAAGTTGACAGAATGGTTTTGGTTGGTGATGTGAAGGATCGAGTGGCTATTCTTGTTGATGATATGGCAGACACATGTGGCACAATTTGTCATGCTGCAGACAA GCTGCTCTCTGCTGGAGCCACCAAAGTTTATGCTATTCTCACACACGGAATCTTTTCTGGTCCTGCTATTTCACGCATCAACAATGCCTGCTTTGAAGCTGTGGTAGTTACAAATACAATACCTCAAGAGGACAAAATGAAACACTGTCCTAAAATACAG